The window GCGATTACTTCTAACTCAGATCAACATGATTTTATTAAAAGAAAACTTTCGCATAACATACATTTACTAGAAAGTATTTTCCCTTTGTCTCAATTGAAAATACAGAATTTGGATATATTGGTTTATTTACCTTTAAACAAATTTCCTTCTTTTGCGATTGAAAGAATTTTTGGTGAAATCTCTGCCATTCTCACAAAAGGAAATCATATTTACTTTTCGGTCTCAATATTACCAGAAAACAACCATCGACCGTTTCGAGATTTACAAGTGACAGAAATCAACTTAGATCTTTTGCCAAATTATTTAAACACTTTGGGATTCAATTCGTTAAGAGAACTAACTGTTTCTGAGGACACAAAGGTATTTCGATATACCAAATTCTAAGATGAATGTTTTCCAACATTTAGATGAATTAAAAGATTCTGATGGTGTAGGGAATGATGCTATCGGTTTAGCGGAAGTGTTCCAAAATTTGGGATACAACACTCACTTCATCACAAGATTACCTAGAAAAGGAAAACCACTAAACAGTGATTTTCATCTAGTACAATCATTTGATTTTCCAACTCACTCGAATGATATCCATATATTGCATTATGGAGGTTCCGGTTATCCTTACACACTTTTCCAAGAACTACCTGGAATCAAAATATTAAGGTTTCATAATGTCACACCGGCAAAGTTTTACGAACACACGACAACAGAAGATATTTACCATGCCATGGAAAAATTTGAATCTTTATCCTATTTAGAAATAGCAAGTTTGTCAATTTTCTGTGACTCTGTTTGGTGTGATTCTCAATTTAACTACGATACTCTCAGTAGATATCAGTTTCGAAATCCTTACATATTACCCATTTGCAAACAATATGAAAAAATTCCAAAAAAACAGGAACTTGTGAAGAACAAGTTTTCAATTTCGTTTGTCGGAAGATTTTCACCTCAAAAAAAATGGGAAGATTTAATCACTTTTTTTTCAAATTGGGCCAAAGAATTTCCTGATGCCGAATGTTTCTGTGTTGGGTCCATCATTGGTGCATTCGATGGTTACTTTGATCGCTTAACAGAAAATGTACGAAAATACCATTTAGAAAATAAAGTTCATTTTCTTATGGGTAAACCAGATTCAGAAGTTCTATCAATCCTAAATCAATCGAGTGCTTTTGTTTCGATGAGTGAACATGAAGGATTTTGTTTGCCAATCTTAGAAGCTTTTGGTGCAGGGATACCAGTGTTTGCATATGCACAAGGAGCGATCCCTGGAACCATGCGAGAAGGTGGAAAACTATTTTTTTCGAAAGAAAATCAGTCTTTGATCCAAATCATGAAAGAAACCCTCCTTGATAAAGAAAAATATCGAACAATGATTCAAACTCAATTCAATGTTTTGGGATATTATAATCAGTTTCCGTTTGCTGAGGCGATATCAGGCATATTAAGAAGTGGTATCAAATGAACATTCACCAATTTTCTGCAGGATTCCAACTAGGTGATGCCATCTCACAAGAGATGTTGGAAATCAAAAGATTGTTAGCAAAGGAAGGTTATTCCGGTAAGATATATGCAGAAAATGTTTTATCCAGTGATCGAAAATTTGCTGAAAAAATTTCAAAATTAAACATCAAACCAAATGATGTGTTCGTTTACCATCACTCCATTCATTCTAAGGTTTTAGATTTCCTTTTACCTTTTCCCAATAAAAAAATTCTTATCTACCATAATGTAACGCCAGAAAATTTTTTTGAACCTTACGATTTACGTTTTAGTTATTTATTACGTAAAGGTAGAGAAGATTTAGAAATCATTCGAGATCATTTCCAACATTCCTTTGCAGTTTCTAATTTCAATTTATCTGAACTTAAACAACTTGGATTCAAACAAGCAAAACTTTTCCCATTACACCTCAATTTTCAAAAATGGGATCATCAGCATATAGAATCAAAAAATAAAACTTTTATTTTTCCTTCTTTTTTATTCGTAGGAAGGATCGCTCCGAATAAATGCCAAGATGATTTGATTCGCTTCGCAAGAACTTGGAAATCAATCAATGGTAACCAATTTTCTTTAAGAATGTTAGGTTTTTGTAACCCAGACCAACAATCTTATTTGGATGAGCTCAATTTTATGATTTCACAACTTGATTTGCAAAATGAAGTAAAAATCATCCCTTACGTCGATGAAACAATGGTAAAAAAAATCTATTTAGAAAGTAATTTGTTTTTATCAATGAGTGAACATGAAGGATTTTGTGTTCCACTCATGGAAGCAATGCACTTCCAATTGCCAGTTGTTGCATTCTCCGCTGGCGCTGTTCCTGAGACTCTTGGAGATTCTGGCCTACTATTTCAGAACAAAGATTTTGAAACTTTGGTTCCTCAGATAGGTGAAATTTTTAAAGATGCCGAGTATCGAAATACGATGATTTATCATCAAAATTTACATCTAAACTCTTATTTAAAATCAACAAGCATATTACCATTGTTAGAGGTAATTAAAAGCTAGATTTTATGGCAAAAATTCTTTTTATAACTCCAAGATTTTTGCAAAATGCATCTGGTGGTGCAGAAAAATTAGCGTTTGATTATGTGAATATTTTATCTCAATCGCATACTGTTACTGTTTGTACAACTGCCGCTAAAAATTATGTTACTTGGAAAAATGAATTCAAAACAGGAATCACAGAAGAGAATCAATACAAAGTAATACGTTTTTCTGTCGAAAAAACTCGGAACATCCATCGAATGAATCAAATTTTGGATCGATGTTTAAAAGCTGGCGATACCGTTTCGATGAAAGACCAAATGAGTTTTATCAAAGAACAAGGTCCCTATTCGCCCGATTTGATTGAGTATGTAAAAAATCATCAATCACAATATGACCTTGTGATATTAATAGGTTATTTATACTATCCTATTGTATTGAGTGTACCTTTATTAAAAATTCCTTTCGTTATTGTACCCACCTTTCATGATGAACCACCTTTTCGGCTTCCCATATACAAACAAACATATCAAAATCATTATTTATATAGTTTTAATGCTCCGGAAGAGTTACAAGTTTACGAAACTTACACCAGACAAAAGGTTAAAAATTATTTTTTGATCGGAACATATGTTGATGAGCCACTACTTACAGAAAAACAAACA of the Leptospira biflexa serovar Patoc strain 'Patoc 1 (Paris)' genome contains:
- a CDS encoding glycosyltransferase; this encodes MAKILFITPRFLQNASGGAEKLAFDYVNILSQSHTVTVCTTAAKNYVTWKNEFKTGITEENQYKVIRFSVEKTRNIHRMNQILDRCLKAGDTVSMKDQMSFIKEQGPYSPDLIEYVKNHQSQYDLVILIGYLYYPIVLSVPLLKIPFVIVPTFHDEPPFRLPIYKQTYQNHYLYSFNAPEELQVYETYTRQKVKNYFLIGTYVDEPLLTEKQTISHHSIENFQLLTIGRIEPAKGYPELFQDYHDWKQLNHRYDVSLKCLGSVFSMDVSKEKDILFPGFVSEENKTIEIQKSYLLLNPSAYESFSISIMESWLQEKPVLVNGKSSVMRGHCLRSQGGLYYSDKVSFQRMLDYLLDHQSIANQLGKNGRKYVLANFTKPVIKTKLNQMVNMLLG
- a CDS encoding glycosyltransferase family 4 protein; translated protein: MNVFQHLDELKDSDGVGNDAIGLAEVFQNLGYNTHFITRLPRKGKPLNSDFHLVQSFDFPTHSNDIHILHYGGSGYPYTLFQELPGIKILRFHNVTPAKFYEHTTTEDIYHAMEKFESLSYLEIASLSIFCDSVWCDSQFNYDTLSRYQFRNPYILPICKQYEKIPKKQELVKNKFSISFVGRFSPQKKWEDLITFFSNWAKEFPDAECFCVGSIIGAFDGYFDRLTENVRKYHLENKVHFLMGKPDSEVLSILNQSSAFVSMSEHEGFCLPILEAFGAGIPVFAYAQGAIPGTMREGGKLFFSKENQSLIQIMKETLLDKEKYRTMIQTQFNVLGYYNQFPFAEAISGILRSGIK
- a CDS encoding glycosyltransferase family 4 protein, whose amino-acid sequence is MNIHQFSAGFQLGDAISQEMLEIKRLLAKEGYSGKIYAENVLSSDRKFAEKISKLNIKPNDVFVYHHSIHSKVLDFLLPFPNKKILIYHNVTPENFFEPYDLRFSYLLRKGREDLEIIRDHFQHSFAVSNFNLSELKQLGFKQAKLFPLHLNFQKWDHQHIESKNKTFIFPSFLFVGRIAPNKCQDDLIRFARTWKSINGNQFSLRMLGFCNPDQQSYLDELNFMISQLDLQNEVKIIPYVDETMVKKIYLESNLFLSMSEHEGFCVPLMEAMHFQLPVVAFSAGAVPETLGDSGLLFQNKDFETLVPQIGEIFKDAEYRNTMIYHQNLHLNSYLKSTSILPLLEVIKS